One genomic segment of Streptomyces sp. RKND-216 includes these proteins:
- the alr gene encoding alanine racemase, producing the protein MNDTDLTPLPAPSPPPAGTRRARAEIDLGAVRANVRALRGYAAGGAGLMAVLKSDGYGHGAVPCARAARQAGASWLGTATPEEALALRAAGDTGRILCWLWTPGGPWREAIEADLDVSASGRWALEEIRAAARASGVTARVQLKADTGLGRNGCQPADWPDLVSAARAAEVEGTVRVTGVWSHFACADEPGHPSIALQLAAFREALATAARAGLDPEVRHLANSPATLTLPASHFDLVRSGVSVYGLSPSPEVGVAADLGLRPAMTFSASLANVKRVPGGHGVSYGHTYTTPGATTLALVPAGYADGVPRHASGTGPVLVAGKLRTVAGRVAMDQFVVDLGGDSAQAGDEAVLFGPGDRGEPTAEDWARAVGTIGYEIVTRIGTRVPRVHVHAQAPEAGEPGATEPVGG; encoded by the coding sequence GTGAACGACACGGACCTCACGCCGCTCCCGGCACCGTCCCCGCCGCCGGCGGGCACCAGGCGCGCCCGCGCCGAGATCGACCTCGGCGCGGTGCGCGCCAACGTGCGTGCGCTGCGCGGGTACGCGGCGGGCGGCGCCGGCCTGATGGCCGTGCTGAAGTCCGACGGGTACGGGCACGGCGCCGTGCCGTGTGCCCGGGCCGCACGGCAGGCGGGCGCGTCCTGGCTGGGCACGGCCACCCCCGAGGAGGCGCTGGCGCTGCGCGCGGCGGGTGACACTGGCCGCATCCTGTGCTGGCTGTGGACACCGGGCGGCCCGTGGCGGGAGGCGATCGAGGCCGACCTGGACGTGTCGGCGAGCGGCCGCTGGGCGCTGGAGGAGATCCGCGCCGCCGCCCGCGCCTCCGGCGTCACGGCGCGCGTGCAGCTCAAGGCCGACACCGGGCTGGGCCGCAACGGCTGCCAGCCCGCCGACTGGCCGGACCTGGTGTCCGCCGCCCGTGCCGCCGAGGTCGAGGGCACGGTGCGGGTCACCGGCGTCTGGTCGCACTTCGCCTGCGCCGACGAGCCCGGCCACCCCTCCATCGCTCTGCAACTCGCCGCCTTCCGGGAGGCGCTGGCGACCGCCGCCCGGGCCGGGCTGGACCCGGAGGTGCGGCACCTGGCCAATTCGCCGGCCACGCTGACGCTGCCCGCGTCGCACTTCGACCTCGTACGGTCCGGGGTCTCGGTGTACGGCCTGTCGCCGTCGCCGGAGGTGGGCGTCGCCGCGGACCTCGGGCTGCGCCCGGCGATGACGTTCAGCGCGTCGCTGGCGAACGTCAAGCGGGTGCCGGGCGGGCACGGCGTCTCGTACGGGCACACGTACACCACTCCGGGCGCCACGACGCTCGCGCTGGTCCCGGCCGGCTACGCCGACGGCGTGCCCCGGCACGCGTCGGGCACCGGTCCGGTGCTGGTCGCCGGGAAGCTGCGGACGGTGGCCGGGCGGGTGGCCATGGACCAGTTCGTCGTCGACCTCGGCGGGGACAGCGCGCAGGCGGGGGACGAGGCGGTGCTCTTCGGGCCCGGCGACCGGGGCGAGCCGACCGCCGAGGACTGGGCCCGTGCGGTGGGCACCATCGGGTACGAGATCGTCACCCGCATCGGCACCCGCGTGCCCCGCGTGCACGTGCACGCCCAGGCGCCGGAAGCCGGCGAGCCAGGCGCGACCGAGCCGGTCGGGGGCTGA
- a CDS encoding holo-ACP synthase, with protein MIIGVGIDVAEIDRFAAALKRTPQLADRLFVDAERTLPDGDPRGVASLAARFAAKEALAKALGAPRGLRWTDAEVVVADSGQPSLAVRGTVAARAAELGVRHWHVSLSHDAGVASAVVVAEG; from the coding sequence ATGATCATCGGGGTGGGCATCGACGTTGCGGAGATCGACCGGTTCGCGGCCGCGCTGAAACGCACGCCGCAGCTCGCGGACCGGCTCTTCGTCGACGCCGAACGGACGTTGCCGGACGGCGACCCGCGCGGCGTCGCCTCGCTGGCCGCGCGCTTCGCTGCCAAGGAGGCCCTGGCGAAGGCCCTCGGCGCACCGCGGGGTCTGCGCTGGACGGACGCGGAGGTCGTCGTCGCCGATTCCGGGCAGCCCTCCCTCGCGGTCCGCGGCACCGTCGCCGCCCGCGCCGCCGAACTCGGCGTCCGGCACTGGCACGTGTCCCTCAGCCACGATGCGGGCGTCGCCTCCGCCGTCGTCGTCGCCGAGGGCTGA
- a CDS encoding L,D-transpeptidase: MHSTNPRKRPRLRAALLAALTALPLVLAGGAATAAPGDGPMPRGHVPEADLVPGYPLPEKQPYQRGTPDQGSFPPSTAGDGPGSAAPEGSTRARPTPRTPGAEYAVRSSLIEYVPPGEQIRADEPKPKLPPCTASTGPYQLFVERYLGLEEDGVQSKADCRAIQEWQTKVGIYPNSGFAGPVTWKVMTLRWARAHPEKLRGCPRRDGVVACLDLSRQIMWVRDGDRMIYDPVPIRSGKPGYETRTGWHDVYLRVRHEHSTLYDSPMPFSQYFDGGQALHGVYDDLYTGPGSHGCVNLRYEDAERLWQVLGKGDRIYVWGAKPER; encoded by the coding sequence GTGCACTCGACGAACCCACGCAAGCGCCCACGTCTCCGCGCGGCCCTGCTGGCCGCCCTGACCGCCCTGCCCCTGGTCCTCGCCGGCGGCGCCGCGACCGCCGCACCCGGCGACGGCCCGATGCCCCGCGGCCACGTGCCCGAGGCCGACCTCGTTCCCGGCTACCCCCTGCCGGAGAAGCAGCCGTACCAGCGGGGCACGCCCGACCAGGGATCCTTCCCGCCGAGCACCGCCGGGGACGGTCCCGGCTCGGCCGCCCCGGAGGGCTCCACGCGGGCCCGTCCCACGCCCCGCACGCCGGGCGCCGAGTACGCCGTGCGGAGTTCGCTGATCGAGTACGTGCCGCCGGGTGAGCAGATCCGCGCGGACGAGCCGAAGCCGAAGCTGCCGCCGTGCACCGCGTCGACGGGCCCGTACCAGCTCTTCGTGGAGCGCTACCTGGGGCTGGAGGAGGACGGTGTGCAGTCGAAGGCCGACTGCAGGGCGATCCAGGAGTGGCAGACGAAGGTCGGCATCTACCCCAACAGCGGTTTCGCGGGGCCGGTGACCTGGAAGGTGATGACGCTCCGCTGGGCGCGCGCCCACCCCGAGAAGCTGCGCGGCTGTCCGCGCCGCGACGGCGTCGTGGCCTGCCTGGACCTGAGCCGGCAGATCATGTGGGTGCGGGACGGGGACCGGATGATCTACGACCCGGTCCCGATCCGCAGCGGCAAGCCGGGCTACGAGACCCGCACCGGCTGGCACGACGTCTACCTGCGGGTGCGCCACGAGCACTCGACGCTGTACGACTCGCCGATGCCGTTCAGCCAGTACTTCGACGGCGGGCAGGCGCTGCACGGCGTGTACGACGACCTCTACACCGGCCCCGGCTCGCACGGCTGCGTCAACCTCCGTTACGAGGACGCGGAGCGGCTGTGGCAGGTGCTGGGCAAGGGCGACCGGATCTACGTGTGGGGCGCCAAGCCCGAGCGCTGA
- the glmS gene encoding glutamine--fructose-6-phosphate transaminase (isomerizing), protein MCGIVGYVGGQSALDVVIAGLRRLEYRGYDSAGVAVLADGGMAAAKKAGKLANLEKELSDRPLPSGPAGVGHTRWATHGGPTDTNAHPHLDNAGRVAVVHNGIIENFALLREELAERGHELLSETDTEVVSHLLAECFSASGDLAEAMRQVCRRLEGAFTLVAVSADDPDVVVGARRNSPLVVGVGDGENFLASDVAAFIAHTREAIELGQDQVVELRREGVTVTDFDGATADVRRYHVDWDASAAEKGGYDYFMLKEIAEQPKAVADTLLGRIDAAGELRLDEVRIPDPVLREIEKVVIVACGTAFHAGMIAKYAIEHWTRIPCETELASEFRYRDPIMDSRTLVIAISQSGETMDTLMALRHAREQGAKVLAICNTNGSTIPRESDAVLYTHAGPEVAVASTKAFLTQLVACYLVALYLGQVRGTKWGDEVLAVIKELSAMGTHVEEVLTTMEPVRELARGLADKNTVLFLGRHVGYPVAMEGALKLKELAYMHAEGFAAGELKHGPIALIEEDLPVVVVVPSPRGRSVLHDKIVSNIQEIRARGARTIVIAEEGDATVRPYADHLIEIPQTPTLLQPLVATVPLQVFACELATARGNEVDQPRNLAKSVTVE, encoded by the coding sequence ATGTGCGGAATCGTCGGTTACGTGGGAGGGCAGTCCGCCCTCGATGTGGTCATCGCCGGCCTGCGCCGGCTGGAGTACCGGGGCTACGACTCGGCCGGAGTGGCGGTGCTCGCCGACGGCGGGATGGCTGCGGCGAAGAAGGCGGGCAAGCTCGCCAACCTGGAGAAGGAGCTGAGCGACCGGCCGCTGCCGAGCGGCCCTGCGGGCGTCGGTCATACGCGGTGGGCCACCCACGGCGGCCCCACCGACACCAACGCCCATCCGCACCTGGACAACGCCGGGCGCGTCGCCGTCGTGCACAACGGCATCATCGAGAACTTCGCCCTGCTCCGGGAGGAGCTGGCCGAGCGCGGCCACGAGCTGCTGTCCGAGACCGACACCGAGGTCGTCTCGCACCTGCTCGCCGAGTGCTTCTCCGCCAGTGGCGACCTCGCCGAAGCCATGCGGCAGGTGTGCCGTCGCCTGGAGGGGGCGTTCACGCTCGTCGCCGTCTCCGCCGACGACCCGGATGTCGTGGTCGGCGCCCGGCGCAACTCGCCGCTGGTCGTCGGCGTCGGCGACGGCGAGAACTTCCTCGCCTCCGACGTCGCCGCGTTCATCGCCCACACCCGCGAAGCCATCGAGCTGGGTCAGGACCAGGTCGTGGAGCTGCGCCGGGAGGGTGTGACGGTCACCGACTTCGACGGCGCCACCGCGGACGTGCGCCGCTACCACGTCGACTGGGACGCCTCCGCCGCCGAGAAGGGCGGCTACGACTACTTCATGCTGAAGGAGATCGCCGAGCAGCCCAAGGCGGTCGCCGACACCTTGCTCGGCCGCATCGACGCGGCTGGCGAACTGCGGCTGGACGAGGTCCGCATTCCCGACCCGGTGCTGCGCGAGATCGAGAAGGTCGTCATCGTCGCCTGTGGCACCGCGTTCCACGCCGGAATGATCGCCAAGTACGCGATCGAGCACTGGACCCGCATCCCCTGCGAGACCGAGCTGGCCAGCGAGTTCCGCTACCGAGACCCGATCATGGACTCGCGGACGCTGGTGATCGCCATCAGCCAGTCCGGTGAGACCATGGACACCCTGATGGCCCTGCGGCACGCCCGCGAGCAGGGCGCGAAGGTCCTCGCCATCTGCAACACCAACGGCTCGACCATCCCGCGCGAGTCCGACGCCGTGCTCTACACGCACGCCGGCCCCGAGGTAGCGGTCGCCTCCACCAAGGCCTTCCTCACCCAGCTCGTCGCCTGCTATCTGGTGGCCCTCTACCTGGGCCAGGTGCGCGGCACCAAGTGGGGCGACGAGGTCCTCGCCGTCATCAAGGAACTCTCCGCCATGGGCACCCATGTCGAGGAGGTCCTCACCACCATGGAGCCCGTGCGGGAGCTGGCGCGCGGCCTGGCCGACAAGAACACCGTGCTGTTCCTCGGCCGTCACGTCGGCTACCCCGTTGCCATGGAGGGCGCGCTCAAGCTCAAGGAGCTCGCCTACATGCATGCCGAGGGATTCGCCGCCGGCGAGCTGAAGCACGGGCCGATCGCCCTGATCGAGGAGGACCTGCCGGTCGTCGTGGTGGTCCCGTCTCCGCGCGGCCGTTCCGTCCTGCACGACAAGATCGTGTCCAACATCCAGGAGATCCGCGCCCGCGGCGCCCGCACGATCGTCATCGCCGAGGAGGGCGACGCGACGGTCCGCCCGTACGCCGACCACCTCATCGAGATCCCGCAGACGCCGACCCTGCTCCAGCCGCTGGTCGCCACCGTGCCGCTGCAGGTCTTTGCCTGCGAACTGGCCACCGCCCGCGGCAACGAGGTGGATCAGCCGCGCAATCTGGCGAAGTCCGTGACGGTGGAGTGA
- a CDS encoding NAD(P)H-hydrate dehydratase, translated as MRTAYDVESVRAAERELMAQLPEGALMRRAAAGLAAACAGLLHRTYGARVVLLVGSGDNGGDALYAGARLARRGAGVTAVLLAPDRAHPGGLAALRGAGGRTTGPDAAGTAVARADLVVDGIVGIGGTGGLRPDAEALVRRVEEAGVPVVAVDLPSGVDADSGEVCGAAVRAAATVTFGAYKPGLLVDPAAGHAGALRLVDIGLGPHLPERPELEALQHPDVAALLPRPSAESDKYRRGVVGLVAGSARYPGAAVLAVAGALHGGAGAVRYVGPAADDVVRRFPEALVSDAAPSKAGRVQAWVIGPGLGDGSGPQGALEDVLESPVPVLVDADGLRLLDPAAVRRREAPTLLPPHAGEAAALLGETREEVEAGRLKAVRALASRFGVTALLKGSTTLVATPDGADPVRVNPTGTPRLATAGTGDVLSGLIGSLLAAGLAPRDAAACGAYLHGLAGRLAPTPPSAGDVAAALPRAWSDVS; from the coding sequence ATGAGGACTGCGTACGACGTGGAGAGTGTGCGGGCGGCCGAGCGGGAGTTGATGGCTCAGCTGCCGGAGGGGGCGCTGATGCGGCGCGCGGCGGCCGGGCTGGCGGCGGCCTGCGCGGGCCTGCTGCACCGGACCTACGGTGCGCGCGTGGTGCTGCTCGTCGGCAGCGGTGACAACGGCGGCGACGCGTTGTACGCCGGCGCGCGGCTGGCGCGGCGCGGCGCCGGGGTGACGGCCGTACTCCTCGCACCGGACCGGGCGCACCCCGGCGGACTCGCCGCCCTCCGGGGCGCGGGCGGCCGTACGACGGGCCCGGACGCGGCCGGAACGGCCGTCGCGCGAGCCGACCTGGTCGTGGACGGCATCGTGGGCATCGGCGGCACGGGCGGCCTCCGTCCCGACGCGGAGGCGCTGGTGCGGCGCGTCGAGGAGGCCGGGGTGCCGGTGGTGGCGGTGGACCTGCCCAGCGGGGTGGACGCCGACAGTGGGGAGGTGTGCGGCGCGGCCGTACGGGCGGCTGCCACCGTGACGTTCGGCGCGTACAAGCCGGGCCTGCTGGTCGACCCGGCCGCCGGGCACGCGGGCGCGCTGCGGCTGGTGGACATCGGCCTCGGCCCGCACCTGCCGGAACGTCCCGAACTGGAGGCGCTCCAGCACCCCGACGTGGCCGCGTTGCTGCCGCGGCCGTCCGCGGAGAGCGACAAGTACCGGCGTGGCGTCGTCGGCCTGGTCGCAGGCTCCGCCCGTTACCCGGGGGCGGCGGTGCTGGCCGTCGCGGGCGCCCTGCACGGCGGCGCCGGTGCGGTGCGGTACGTCGGTCCGGCCGCCGACGACGTGGTCCGGCGGTTTCCGGAGGCGCTGGTGTCGGACGCGGCGCCCTCCAAGGCGGGCCGGGTGCAGGCGTGGGTGATCGGACCGGGCCTCGGCGACGGCTCGGGACCGCAGGGCGCGCTGGAGGACGTGCTGGAGTCGCCCGTCCCGGTCCTCGTGGACGCGGACGGGCTGCGACTGCTCGACCCCGCCGCGGTGCGGCGCCGCGAGGCGCCCACCCTGCTGCCCCCGCACGCCGGCGAGGCGGCGGCCCTGCTGGGCGAGACCCGCGAGGAGGTCGAGGCCGGGCGTCTGAAGGCCGTGCGCGCACTGGCGTCCCGGTTCGGCGTGACGGCCCTGCTGAAGGGCTCGACGACCCTGGTCGCCACACCGGACGGCGCCGACCCGGTGCGCGTCAACCCCACCGGCACGCCGCGACTCGCCACGGCGGGGACGGGCGACGTGCTGTCCGGTCTGATCGGCTCGCTGCTGGCGGCGGGCCTCGCTCCGCGTGACGCCGCGGCCTGCGGCGCCTATCTCCACGGACTCGCCGGCCGCCTCGCCCCCACCCCGCCGTCCGCCGGCGACGTCGCCGCCGCCCTCCCCCGGGCCTGGTCCGACGTCTCCTGA
- a CDS encoding alpha/beta hydrolase, translating into MAEGAGGAVVRPAGWARRAGIAGAVVGVVAAGFAAERLTVNRAVRRRARLALDASGPYGTLRGTPGTAWTDDGVELHYETDEPDSPVPGAPTVVFTHGYCLDQDSWHFQRAALRAAGTHRCVYWDQRGHGRSGRGAEGRPVSIDRLGHDLRAVLDAAVPEGPVVLVGHSMGGMSVMALAEHHAEYVAERVAGVALLSTSAGELGEVTYGLPAAGVRAARRLAPGVLRAMAAQSALVERGRQAASDVFASLVRRYSFGSPADADPAVARFVERMIESVPVDVVAEFYPAFAAHEKTTALAAFGNVPALVLAGDRDELTPFPHSERIAAALPAGTAELVAVEEAGHLVPLERPEVVDAHLAALLARTIRSHGSTAAQRPPAARRPGRARRRDRDR; encoded by the coding sequence ATGGCCGAGGGGGCGGGGGGCGCCGTCGTGCGCCCGGCGGGCTGGGCGCGCCGGGCCGGCATCGCGGGCGCGGTGGTCGGCGTGGTCGCCGCCGGGTTCGCGGCGGAGCGGCTGACGGTCAACCGGGCCGTACGCCGCCGCGCGCGGCTCGCCCTGGACGCCTCCGGTCCGTACGGCACGCTGCGGGGCACCCCCGGCACGGCGTGGACGGACGACGGCGTGGAGCTCCACTACGAGACCGACGAGCCGGACTCGCCGGTCCCGGGCGCCCCCACGGTGGTCTTCACCCATGGCTACTGCCTGGACCAGGACTCCTGGCACTTCCAGCGCGCCGCGCTCCGCGCCGCCGGCACGCACCGGTGCGTCTACTGGGACCAGCGCGGACACGGCCGGTCCGGCCGCGGCGCGGAAGGCCGCCCGGTGAGCATCGACCGGCTCGGCCACGACCTGCGGGCCGTCCTGGACGCGGCCGTTCCGGAAGGGCCCGTGGTGCTGGTCGGCCACTCCATGGGCGGCATGTCGGTCATGGCGCTGGCCGAGCACCACGCGGAATACGTCGCCGAGCGGGTGGCCGGCGTGGCGCTGCTCAGCACCTCGGCGGGCGAACTGGGCGAGGTCACCTACGGGCTGCCGGCCGCCGGGGTGCGCGCTGCGCGGCGGCTGGCGCCGGGGGTGCTGCGGGCGATGGCGGCGCAGAGCGCCCTGGTGGAACGCGGCCGGCAGGCGGCCTCCGACGTCTTCGCGTCCCTGGTGCGCCGCTACTCCTTCGGCAGTCCGGCGGACGCGGACCCGGCGGTGGCCCGGTTCGTGGAACGGATGATCGAGTCGGTGCCGGTCGATGTGGTCGCCGAGTTCTATCCCGCCTTCGCCGCTCACGAGAAGACGACGGCGCTTGCGGCCTTCGGGAACGTCCCGGCGCTGGTGCTGGCGGGCGACCGGGACGAGCTCACGCCGTTCCCGCACAGCGAGCGCATCGCCGCCGCGCTGCCCGCCGGGACGGCGGAGCTGGTGGCCGTCGAGGAGGCCGGGCACCTGGTTCCGCTGGAGCGGCCCGAGGTGGTCGACGCGCACCTCGCCGCGCTGCTGGCGCGTACCATCCGGAGCCATGGAAGCACCGCAGCACAGCGCCCCCCAGCCGCACGCCGTCCGGGCCGCGCACGCCGTCGAGATCGAGACCGCTGA
- a CDS encoding chloride channel protein translates to MAAGSGTPSPSPGPRPGSGAATGAVGDPLALVRSRRYAVLLVASALLGVPVCAAAFGFLALTESLQHVLWKDLPEALGLAATPLWWPLPLLAVGGLCAGLAIRYLPGNGGHEPSAGFAPGAPPRAVELPGIVLAALASLSFGAVLGPEAPLLALGAGLAANAVRLARRDPAPQASTVLGAAGSFAAVSSLLGSPLLGAFLLMEASGLAGAMLGPVLVPGLLAAGVGSLLFVGLGSWTGLGTYALELTDVPPAQDPTVPEFGYAVLTGLVAALACALVRRGAVRVRRWVEPRRVTGTVCLGLAVGAVAVGYAAGTDREASEVLYSGQSALSPLLADAAGYSAATLALLLVCKTVMYALCLAGFRGGPVFPAMFVGATGGLLLAHLPGLSPLSGFAIGIGAMGTAMLRLPLTSVLLATLLLGKAGLTVMPLVIVAVVTAYVGTAVLSPPGTAGDTADR, encoded by the coding sequence ATGGCAGCCGGGTCCGGCACCCCTTCTCCGTCGCCCGGCCCCCGCCCGGGTTCCGGCGCCGCGACGGGAGCGGTCGGCGATCCTCTCGCCCTGGTGCGCAGCCGCCGCTACGCGGTGCTGCTGGTGGCGTCGGCCCTGCTCGGAGTGCCGGTCTGTGCGGCGGCGTTCGGGTTCCTCGCGCTGACGGAGAGCCTCCAGCACGTGTTGTGGAAGGACCTGCCGGAAGCCCTGGGCCTGGCCGCCACCCCGCTGTGGTGGCCGTTGCCGCTGCTCGCGGTCGGCGGCCTGTGCGCGGGTCTGGCCATCCGCTACCTGCCGGGGAACGGCGGTCACGAGCCCTCTGCCGGCTTCGCGCCCGGTGCCCCGCCGCGTGCCGTCGAGCTGCCGGGCATCGTGCTGGCCGCGCTGGCGTCGCTCTCCTTCGGCGCGGTGCTCGGGCCGGAGGCGCCACTGCTCGCCCTGGGCGCCGGACTGGCCGCGAACGCCGTACGCCTGGCCCGCCGCGATCCGGCGCCGCAAGCGAGCACCGTGCTCGGCGCGGCGGGGAGCTTCGCGGCCGTCAGCTCCCTGCTCGGCTCGCCGCTGCTGGGCGCGTTCCTGCTGATGGAGGCCTCCGGGCTGGCCGGGGCGATGCTGGGGCCGGTGCTGGTGCCCGGCCTCCTCGCGGCCGGAGTCGGATCGCTGCTCTTCGTCGGCCTCGGGTCCTGGACCGGGCTGGGCACCTACGCGCTGGAACTGACCGACGTGCCCCCGGCCCAGGACCCGACCGTTCCCGAGTTCGGCTACGCGGTCCTGACCGGGCTCGTCGCCGCCCTGGCCTGCGCGCTCGTCCGCAGGGGCGCCGTCCGGGTGCGCCGGTGGGTCGAGCCCCGGCGGGTTACCGGCACGGTCTGCCTCGGCCTGGCCGTCGGCGCCGTCGCGGTCGGCTATGCGGCGGGTACGGACCGGGAGGCGAGCGAGGTGCTCTACTCCGGGCAGTCCGCGCTCAGCCCGCTGCTGGCGGACGCCGCCGGCTACTCGGCGGCCACCCTGGCGCTGCTGCTGGTGTGCAAGACGGTCATGTACGCGCTGTGCCTCGCCGGTTTCCGGGGCGGCCCGGTGTTCCCCGCGATGTTCGTGGGAGCCACCGGTGGGCTGCTCCTCGCCCACCTGCCCGGGCTGTCCCCGCTGTCCGGCTTCGCCATCGGCATCGGCGCCATGGGAACCGCCATGCTCCGGTTGCCCCTGACCTCGGTCCTCCTGGCGACCCTGCTGCTCGGGAAGGCCGGGCTGACGGTGATGCCGCTGGTGATCGTCGCGGTGGTCACGGCCTACGTCGGCACCGCCGTGCTCAGCCCTCCCGGGACGGCGGGGGACACCGCGGACCGCTGA
- a CDS encoding ABC transporter permease, translating to MTAATITAPLTKTGRVRPVAAVRQTGTMAWRSLVSVKHNPLELVDYSITPIMFVFLFTYVFGGQMAGSPEEYLQYALPGIIVQNTLFMSMYTAMSLNSDLTKGVFDRLRSLPIARSAPLFGRITADLAKQLWAMVLMIGLGAALGFRITTGVGGFLGAALLLMVFAAAVSWSAVLIGMLAGDPEKVQVFAFTLIFPITFTSSAFVRVETMPGWLQAWVDINPVTHLSDAFRGLLVGGEVGQPVMWSLVWAAAIAAVFLPLAMRAYRSQA from the coding sequence ATGACCGCTGCGACGATCACCGCGCCGCTGACCAAGACCGGCCGGGTGCGTCCGGTGGCCGCGGTGCGGCAGACCGGCACCATGGCCTGGCGCAGCCTGGTCTCGGTGAAGCACAACCCGCTCGAACTGGTCGACTACAGCATCACGCCGATCATGTTCGTGTTCCTGTTCACCTACGTGTTCGGCGGCCAGATGGCCGGTTCGCCGGAGGAGTACCTCCAGTACGCGCTGCCCGGCATCATCGTGCAGAACACCTTGTTCATGTCGATGTACACGGCCATGTCCCTGAACAGCGACCTCACCAAGGGCGTCTTCGACCGGCTGCGCAGCCTGCCCATCGCGCGGTCCGCGCCGCTGTTCGGGCGGATCACCGCCGACCTGGCGAAGCAGCTGTGGGCGATGGTGCTGATGATCGGGCTCGGCGCGGCGCTCGGCTTCCGGATCACCACGGGTGTGGGCGGCTTCCTCGGCGCGGCACTGCTGCTGATGGTGTTCGCGGCCGCCGTGTCCTGGAGCGCGGTGCTGATCGGCATGCTCGCGGGCGACCCGGAGAAAGTACAGGTCTTCGCGTTCACGCTGATCTTCCCGATCACCTTCACCTCCAGCGCGTTCGTGCGGGTGGAGACCATGCCGGGCTGGCTCCAGGCATGGGTGGACATCAACCCGGTGACGCATCTCTCCGACGCGTTCCGCGGGTTGCTGGTCGGCGGTGAGGTCGGCCAGCCGGTGATGTGGTCGCTGGTGTGGGCGGCGGCGATCGCCGCGGTCTTCCTCCCCCTCGCCATGCGCGCCTACCGTTCGCAGGCGTGA
- the tsaE gene encoding tRNA (adenosine(37)-N6)-threonylcarbamoyltransferase complex ATPase subunit type 1 TsaE, which translates to MEAPQHSAPQPHAVRAAHAVEIETADRMRELGRRLAKLLRAGDLVLLTGELGAGKTTLARGLGEGLGVRGAVTSPTFVIARVHPSLSDGPPLVHVDAYRLGGGLEEMEDLDLDVSLPESVVVVEWGEGKVEELADDRLHVVIARTLGAEAAEAAEADAGVDDVRRVVVTAVGGRWSGEDLTLLG; encoded by the coding sequence ATGGAAGCACCGCAGCACAGCGCCCCCCAGCCGCACGCCGTCCGGGCCGCGCACGCCGTCGAGATCGAGACCGCTGACCGGATGCGGGAGCTGGGCCGGCGGCTGGCGAAGCTGCTGCGGGCCGGCGATCTGGTGCTGCTGACCGGCGAACTGGGGGCGGGCAAGACCACGCTGGCGCGCGGCCTCGGCGAAGGACTGGGGGTACGCGGCGCGGTGACCTCGCCGACGTTCGTGATCGCTCGTGTCCACCCCTCGCTGTCCGACGGGCCGCCGCTGGTGCACGTGGACGCGTACCGGCTGGGCGGCGGCCTGGAGGAGATGGAGGACCTCGACCTGGACGTCTCGCTGCCGGAGTCGGTGGTGGTCGTGGAGTGGGGCGAGGGCAAGGTCGAGGAGCTGGCCGACGACCGGTTGCACGTCGTCATCGCACGCACGCTGGGCGCCGAGGCGGCCGAGGCGGCCGAGGCGGACGCCGGGGTGGACGACGTGCGCCGGGTCGTCGTCACCGCGGTGGGCGGGCGTTGGTCGGGGGAGGACCTGACCCTCCTTGGCTGA